One window from the genome of Nicotiana sylvestris chromosome 9, ASM39365v2, whole genome shotgun sequence encodes:
- the LOC104213420 gene encoding endoglucanase 17-like: MASSFSSSSSTFAIATFLFLLCFTTPLFLAKPQHHAHHPRFASHNYRDALAKSIIYFEGQRSGKLPSNQRITWRKDSGLSDGKAMGVDLVGGYYDAGDNVKFGFPMAFTTTMLSWSVLEFGGLMKGELQNAKEAIGWATEYLLKATAYPDTIYVQVGDAGKDHSCWERPEDMDTPRSVFKIDKNTPGTEVAAETAAALAAASLVYRKCNPSYSKLLVKRAIRVFEFADKYRGSYSNGLRKVVCPYYCSVSGYEDELLWGAAWLHRATKNPSYINYIQRNGQILGAAETDNTFGWDNKHVGARILLSKAFLVQKLQSLHDYKSHADNYICSLIPGTAFSQAQYTPGGLLFKMDDSNMQYVTSTSFLLVTYAKYLTSARMVVKCGGVVVTPKRLRNIAKKQVDYLLGDNPLKMSFMVGYGASYPQRIHHRGSSLPSVSNHPSKIECRSGFSVMSSQAPNPNVLVGAVVGGPDEHDRFPDERSDYEQSEPATYINAPLVGALTYLAHSFGQL; this comes from the exons ATggcttcttccttttcttcttcttcttccacaTTTGCCATAGCCACTTTCCTTTTTCTGCTATGCTTCACTACCCCTCtgtttcttgccaaacctcaacACCATGCCCACCATCCTCGCTTTGCTTCACATAACTATAGAGATGCTCTCGCCAAATCCATTATTTATTTTGAGGGTCAGAGGTCCGGGAAGCTCCCTTCTAACCAGAGGATCACTTGGCGCAAAGATTCTGGCCTTTCAGATGGCAAAGCCATGGGT GTTGATTTGGTTGGTGGATATTACGACGCTGGAGACAATGTGAAGTTCGGTTTCCCAATGGCATTCACAACCACAATGCTGTCATGGAGTGTGCTTGAGTTTGGTGGATTGATGAAAGGAGAGTTGCAGAATGCTAAAGAAGCCATTGGTTGGGCTACAGAGTATCTTCTCAAGGCCACTGCTTATCCGGACACCATTTACGTTCAG GTGGGGGATGCAGGAAAGGACCACTCTTGTTGGGAGAGACCCGAGGATATGGACACCCCAAGAAGTGTTTTCAAGATTGACAAAAACACTCCAGGGACTGAGGTTGCTGCTGAAACTGCTGCTGCTCTTGCTGCCGCTTCTTTAGTCTATAGAAAATGCAACCCTTCTTACTCCAAACTACTAGTCAAAAGGGCCATCAGG GTGTTCGAATTTGCGGATAAGTACAGAGGTTCATACAGCAATGGGTTGAGAAAAGTAGTGTGCCCCTATTATTGCTCAGTTTCTGGATATGAG GATGAGCTGTTGTGGGGTGCTGCTTGGTTACATAGAGCCACAAAGAACCCATCTTATATCAATTATATCCAAAGAAATGGGCAAATTCTTGGTGCTGCAGAGACTGATAACACATTCGGGTGGGACAATAAGCATGTTGGAGCAAGGATTCTTCTTTCCAAG gCATTTCTTGTTCAAAAGCTTCAATCTCTTCATGATTATAAGAGTCACGCGGACAACTACATTTGCTCCCTAATTCCAGGCACAGCGTTTTCTCAGGCTCAATATACACCAG GAGGGTTACTCTTCAAGATGGATGACAGCAATATGCAGTATGTGACCTCCACCTCTTTCCTGCTAGTCACCTATGCCAAGTACTTAACGTCCGCTCGCATGGTAGTTAAATGTGGTGGAGTTGTTGTTACACCAAAGAGGCTACGAAACATAGCCAAAAAGCAG GTGGACTATTTGTTAGGAGACAATCCATTGAAAATGTCATTTATGGTGGGATATGGAGCTAGTTATCCACAGAGGATTCATCACAGGGGATCTTCATTGCCCTCGGTCTCAAACCATCCATCAAAAATAGAATGCAGGTCCGGATTCAGTGTGATGAGTTCACAAGCACCAAACCCGAACGTACTGGTGGGGGCTGTGGTTGGTGGTCCGGATGAGCACGATCGTTTCCCAGATGAGCGTTCAGATTATGAGCAATCTGAACCCGCCACTTACATTAACGCTCCGCTAGTTGGAGCACTGACTTACCTGGCTCACTCATTTGGCCAACTCTAG
- the LOC138877689 gene encoding uncharacterized mitochondrial protein AtMg00820-like: MQHELHQFERNSVWHLVHKPQNRTIIGTRWVFKNKLDEHGITIRNKARLVVQGYNQKEGIDYDETFAPVARMEAIRILIALASHMEFALFQMDVKSAFLNGLLKE; encoded by the coding sequence atgcaaCACGAGTtgcatcagtttgagagaaacagTGTGTGGCACCTGGTACACAAACCCCAAAatagaaccattataggaaccaggtgggtattcaaaAACAAGCTCGATGAGCATGGAATTACCATAAGGAATAAGGCCAGGCTAGTGGTTCAAGGTTACAATCAgaaggaagggattgactatgatgaaacttttGCTCCAGTGGCTCGCATGGAAGCCATCAGAATTCTGATCGCCTTGGCTTCTCATATGGAATTCGctttgttccaaatggatgtcaaaagtgcattctTGAATGGACTACTTAAGGAataa